Part of the Woronichinia naegeliana WA131 genome, TCAAAAATTTCCCCAGGGGCATGAATAAAGGCTTCAAATTGATTAGCCCAGGGACGACCAATTAAGCCAATTAAAATCGAAGGAACAGCTAAAGCCATTAACGGGAAAGTCATGGCGATCGGGGATTCGTGGGGGGAATGACCGTGACCGTGATCATCGTGATCATTTTCCGTCGGTACTAACCCGTAAAAATCAAATACTTTTTTGTGCAGAGCCTTATCATTACCGCGAAATGGGCCTTCAAAGGTCATAAAGTACATACGGAACATATAAAAGGCGGTTAACCCTGCGGTTCCGAAACCAATTAACCAAAGGGCTGGATTGGCTTGGAAAGCTAGACCGAGAATTTCATCCTTTGACCAGAAACCGGCAAAAGGCGGAATCCCACAAATCGCCAGGGTTCCGATTAAGAAACAAGTGGAGGTAATGGGCATATATTTTCGCAAACCGCCCATAATTCTCATGTCTTGGGCTAAAACAGGATCATGGCCGACCACGCCTTCCATACCGTGAATAACGGAACCCGAACAGAGGAACAGCATCGCCTTAAAGTAAGCGTGGGTCATCAGGTGAAATAAGCCCGCAGAATAGGCTCCAATGCCCATGGCCATGACCATATAGCCCAATTGGGAAATGGTGGAGTAAGCTAAACCCTTTTTAATATCGTTCTGGGTGAGGGCGATCGTGGCTCCCAAAAAGGCCGTCACACAACCCGTCCAGGCGATCACATTCATCGCGGCGGAAATCGGTTCAAAGACGGGATACAGCCGTGCGATCAGAAATACCCCTGCGGCTACCATTGTGGCGGCATGAATCAGGGCAGAAATGGGAGTCGGGCCTTCCATCGCGTCGGGAAGCCAAACGTGTAGAGGAAATTGAGCGGATTTAGCGACAGGGCCAAGGAAGAGTAAAACAGCAATGAAGGCGGCAATGCCTGCTCCAATGGTTCCAGAGTTAACGGCCTGTTCTAGGCGTTCTCCTGCAATACCGAAGTCAAAACTGTTGGTGGACCAATATAAGCCTAAAATGCCGAGCAGTAAGCCAAAGTCACCGACACGGTTAGTGACAAAGGCTTTTTGACAAGCATCCGCCGCCGCCTTGCGATCGTACCAGAAGCCGATGAGCAGATAGGAACACATCCCCACCAATTCCCAAAAGATATAAACCTGCACCAGGTTGGG contains:
- a CDS encoding NAD(P)H-quinone oxidoreductase subunit 5 is translated as MELLYEYAWLIPVLPLVGAVIVGLGLISFNQVTNGLRQLNAFLIVFLAGTAMVLSFLLLADQLQGHEVYTRSLEWASAGNFHLNMGFAIDHLSALMLVIVTTVAFLVMIYTDGYMAHDPGYVRFYAYLSLFASSMLGLVISPNLVQVYIFWELVGMCSYLLIGFWYDRKAAADACQKAFVTNRVGDFGLLLGILGLYWSTNSFDFGIAGERLEQAVNSGTIGAGIAAFIAVLLFLGPVAKSAQFPLHVWLPDAMEGPTPISALIHAATMVAAGVFLIARLYPVFEPISAAMNVIAWTGCVTAFLGATIALTQNDIKKGLAYSTISQLGYMVMAMGIGAYSAGLFHLMTHAYFKAMLFLCSGSVIHGMEGVVGHDPVLAQDMRIMGGLRKYMPITSTCFLIGTLAICGIPPFAGFWSKDEILGLAFQANPALWLIGFGTAGLTAFYMFRMYFMTFEGPFRGNDKALHKKVFDFYGLVPTENDHDDHGHGHSPHESPIAMTFPLMALAVPSILIGLIGRPWANQFEAFIHAPGEIFEQAAEFDWSEFYVMAGSSIGIGLIGISFAILMYLQHKIDPAAISEKYPALYRFSLNKWYFDDLYDRLFVKGSRRLARQIMEIDYKVIDGAVNLTGLVTLVSGEGLKYLENGRAQFYALIVFAAVLGFVIVFSVV